A genomic segment from Luteolibacter ambystomatis encodes:
- a CDS encoding SDR family NAD(P)-dependent oxidoreductase, translating into MPQSRRFSCALVTGASAGLGEEFVLQLAPRVDSFVLVARREDRLNDLSATLRARHPGKLMEVIAADLSRPEDVARILEHLPERGLVPDLLVNNAGLGDYGEFADSDWARVEAMLRVNIEALTRLTHGLLPGMIRRGGGAVVNISSLASTLPIPDIAVYSATKAYVTSFSEALRVELRDYNIPVLAVCPGPVKTEFGEVARRSEEDSIPMNAAFYVSKEQVVAESLAALDADRPRLYPGLKVAIAAAVITALPMFAIRLIISRRPRR; encoded by the coding sequence ATGCCGCAATCCCGCCGCTTTTCTTGTGCCCTCGTCACCGGTGCTTCCGCCGGTCTTGGCGAGGAATTCGTCCTTCAGCTTGCGCCGCGTGTCGATTCGTTCGTGCTCGTGGCGCGGCGGGAGGATCGCCTGAACGACCTTTCCGCCACCCTCCGCGCCCGCCATCCGGGCAAACTGATGGAAGTGATTGCGGCGGATCTTTCCCGGCCCGAGGATGTGGCCCGGATTCTGGAGCATCTGCCGGAGCGTGGTCTGGTGCCGGACCTGCTGGTGAACAATGCCGGCCTCGGCGACTACGGTGAGTTCGCGGATTCCGATTGGGCCCGTGTGGAGGCGATGCTGCGGGTCAATATCGAGGCCCTTACCCGCCTGACCCACGGTCTGTTGCCGGGCATGATCCGTCGTGGCGGTGGAGCGGTGGTGAACATCAGCTCGCTGGCCAGCACGCTGCCAATTCCGGACATCGCCGTGTACTCCGCCACCAAAGCCTATGTGACGAGCTTTTCCGAGGCGCTGAGAGTCGAACTGCGGGACTACAACATCCCCGTGCTGGCCGTATGCCCGGGACCGGTGAAGACCGAGTTCGGCGAAGTGGCCCGGCGTTCCGAGGAGGACTCCATCCCGATGAACGCGGCGTTCTACGTGAGCAAGGAACAGGTGGTCGCTGAATCGCTGGCCGCCTTGGATGCGGATCGTCCGCGGCTCTATCCCGGCCTCAAGGTCGCGATCGCCGCAGCGGTCATCACCGCGCTGCCGATGTTCGCCATCCGCCTGATCATCAGCCGCCGCCCGCGGCGCTGA